Proteins from a single region of Amycolatopsis sp. CA-230715:
- a CDS encoding DDE-type integrase/transposase/recombinase, producing MRFVDAMLTAEVPVENVSAWCREHGVDRRTFYRHRARIQAEGQWRRRSTRPKTVRHATAEPVVAVVLRLRKELKPDNGADPIRDRLLELAAERDWAGRGWPVPSRATINRILSRHGLAESNPRKRPRSSYRRFSYARPRDCYQIDATEVILAGGATVVVFEVLDDCTRMLVANHAAEAETSRAAITAITAAITDHGAPAIVLSDNGSAFTSRGRHPNAGPSAFARTVTGHGCRLIHSSPYHPQTCGKVERHHQTFKRWLDHQPIQPATLTELRTLLEVYREHYNHRRHSALGRQTPTHAWTTSDSHGGPQHLPVQDDATVHRLKVSTTGTVNLGKHARLRIGTAHAGHTITIIRDSDRATAYTSDGDPIGHIHLDHTKTYQGQLTPAA from the coding sequence ATGCGATTCGTGGACGCGATGCTGACGGCTGAAGTGCCGGTTGAGAACGTGTCGGCGTGGTGCCGGGAGCATGGTGTCGATAGGCGGACGTTCTATCGGCACCGTGCCCGGATCCAGGCCGAGGGGCAGTGGCGGCGGCGGTCGACCCGGCCCAAGACCGTGCGGCATGCTACGGCGGAGCCGGTCGTGGCTGTCGTGCTGCGGCTGCGGAAGGAGCTGAAACCGGACAACGGGGCGGACCCGATCCGCGATCGGCTTCTGGAGTTGGCCGCCGAGCGGGACTGGGCCGGACGGGGCTGGCCTGTCCCGTCGCGGGCCACGATCAACCGGATCCTGTCCCGGCACGGGCTGGCCGAGTCCAACCCCCGTAAGCGGCCCCGGTCCTCCTACCGTCGGTTCAGCTATGCCCGGCCGCGGGACTGCTACCAGATCGACGCCACCGAGGTCATCCTCGCCGGCGGGGCCACGGTGGTGGTGTTCGAGGTCCTCGACGACTGCACGCGCATGCTGGTGGCCAATCACGCCGCCGAGGCCGAAACCTCCCGTGCCGCGATCACCGCGATCACCGCGGCCATCACCGACCATGGTGCGCCCGCGATCGTGTTGTCCGACAACGGATCCGCGTTCACCTCACGCGGCCGCCACCCCAACGCCGGGCCATCGGCGTTCGCCCGCACCGTCACCGGCCACGGCTGCAGGCTGATCCATTCCAGCCCCTACCACCCGCAGACCTGCGGCAAGGTCGAACGCCACCACCAGACCTTCAAACGCTGGCTGGATCACCAACCCATCCAACCCGCGACCCTGACCGAACTCCGCACCCTGCTCGAGGTCTACCGCGAGCACTACAACCACCGCCGCCACAGCGCCCTTGGCCGGCAAACCCCCACCCATGCCTGGACCACCAGCGACAGCCACGGCGGACCCCAGCACCTGCCCGTCCAGGACGACGCCACCGTGCACCGCCTCAAAGTCAGCACCACCGGCACGGTCAACCTCGGCAAACACGCCCGGCTACGGATCGGCACCGCCCACGCCGGACACACCATCACCATCATCCGTGACAGCGACCGGGCCACCGCCTACACCAGCGACGGCGACCCGATCGGCCACATCCACCTCGACCACACCAAGACCTACCAAGGCCAACTCACCCCAGCCGCCTAA
- a CDS encoding BtrH N-terminal domain-containing protein: protein MYQLRGGRQPDVSALAHVLAHRGTEVTEPLLFAASGGIGASYHLSEFTHDGSKPLTLGFRAHPREPLAWIRSTVERLKLEADIETTGRAKAAAKKLGAALDSGEPVIVLPDRYTAGYWHLPPSADGAGGHFVVAYREDGKVLVDDRNLEPIEVERAVLDRARARIGADKNVTVLVRSGEFGDLADAVRRGLRECVKQKPDWAKWAKLLTDRKAGKGWPAVFKDRRGLVGALLSVAEGVDPSGPAGGHLRDLFADAIDEAAELLDLPVLAEQSARWREIGQCWLDLGDLALSGENTEFAWLRELSRTMANGVRTGEDVTESAAELARMRAHYDAEAPFTAEEASRLFTDMAIRLTDIHHAESESIIALSEALN from the coding sequence ATGTACCAGCTCAGGGGCGGCCGCCAGCCCGACGTGTCGGCTCTGGCGCACGTGCTCGCCCACCGCGGCACCGAGGTCACCGAGCCGTTGTTGTTCGCGGCGTCCGGCGGTATCGGCGCGAGCTACCACCTGTCGGAGTTCACCCACGACGGCAGCAAGCCGCTGACGCTCGGGTTCCGCGCGCATCCCCGCGAGCCGCTCGCCTGGATCCGGTCCACTGTGGAGCGGTTGAAGCTCGAAGCGGACATCGAGACCACCGGGCGCGCGAAGGCGGCCGCGAAGAAGCTCGGCGCCGCGCTCGATTCGGGCGAGCCCGTGATCGTCCTGCCCGACCGGTACACCGCGGGCTACTGGCACCTGCCGCCGAGCGCGGACGGCGCGGGCGGGCACTTCGTCGTCGCGTACCGCGAGGACGGCAAAGTGCTCGTCGACGACCGGAACCTGGAGCCGATCGAGGTCGAGCGGGCCGTACTGGACCGGGCCCGTGCTCGAATCGGCGCCGACAAGAACGTGACGGTGCTGGTACGTTCCGGTGAATTCGGCGATCTCGCCGACGCGGTGCGCCGCGGGCTCCGAGAGTGCGTGAAACAGAAACCCGATTGGGCCAAGTGGGCGAAACTGCTGACCGACCGGAAAGCGGGCAAGGGCTGGCCGGCGGTGTTCAAGGACCGGCGGGGTTTGGTCGGGGCGTTGCTCTCGGTGGCCGAAGGCGTTGATCCGTCCGGCCCTGCCGGAGGGCACCTCCGCGACTTGTTCGCCGACGCCATCGACGAAGCGGCCGAACTGCTCGACCTCCCGGTGCTCGCCGAGCAGTCGGCGCGGTGGCGCGAAATCGGGCAGTGCTGGCTCGATCTCGGCGATCTCGCGCTGAGCGGCGAAAACACCGAGTTCGCCTGGCTGCGGGAGCTCTCGCGGACGATGGCGAACGGCGTGCGCACCGGTGAGGACGTCACCGAAAGCGCGGCCGAACTCGCGCGGATGCGCGCGCACTACGACGCCGAGGCGCCGTTCACCGCGGAAGAAGCGAGTCGGTTGTTCACCGACATGGCAATTCGGCTGACTGATATTCACCACGCGGAAAGCGAATCGATCATCGCGCTTTCCGAAGCGCTGAACTGA